The Nitrospirota bacterium region CCTCCACCTGCTTGTACCGGTCTTCCGCGACCTTCAGCGCGCGTTTGTGGACATCGGCGAATTTCCAGGCGGCGATCCAATCCCAGTATTGGCTCGCCCCCGCCAGAAACAGGTCCTGCCTGGTCTGGGCGACTTGAACGTCCGCCCGCGGGTCCGCGAGGCCGGACCGTTGGAGTTCGGCATTCTCCGGATTCACCATGAGCCCGCGGAGTAAGGGCATGGAGGCTCCCACGAGGATCTGTTCCCGGTTGCCGTCGAATCCGAGATCCGGAATCCTCGCATTGCCGATCACCTTCCGGTAGCCGGCCATGCCCTTGAAGCCGGAAGGATCCCTAAAGTCCAAGAAGGTGTCGTTGAACCCGGCGGTCTGAAGGGATTTCGACGGATCACTGGAAGAAATGAACCGTTCGATTTCGGAATCGTTCACGAGCGTGGGCTCGAAGGCGCCGAGAGCTTTCAGCATGCGGCCCCTGGCCACGACCTTTTCGGTGCCCGCGCCTTTCAGCAGCGGGTGAGACCGGTCCACCCAGGCCAGCACTTCGTCGAGCGAGAGCGGAATCGGCGGCAAGGCCTTGGTTTTCCCGTCGGCTGCGGCCGCGGCCGCGAACGCCGGGAGTTCGAGGAACGCAGCGGCGCACAGCAGCGCCGCCAGCATGATGACGGTACGTAGGCGAATCATGGGAGGTTCTCCTTTCTCCATACGAGGAACCGAGATGATGACCGAGGGCAGCTGGAATGAACGCGGCTGGGCCGGCGCCGGTGGAGGGGCCGGGAAGGAAGGCCGACCATGCACGTGAGCGGCAGAACCTACTTCGCACCTCGACCGGCTTTGGGTAAGAGCGTGTCGAGCAACGTCGGCGGGCCCTCCTGATAATCGGGCGGGAAGAGATTGAACCGCCGCCACAGCTCATACCACAGGGGGACCCGATTCAGAATCACCCAGCCCATCACTTTGGTGCCTTGGCGGACGTGAGCTTGCTCCGGCCAGGGCCGCTCGTCCGGGTCCGGCACGACCCAGAAACGGAAGTTGCCCTTGCCGTTGTCCACCTGGTCCACGACTTTGATGATCCCGCCGTACGTGCCGGCCATGAGTTCGGGCCAGGCGGGGAGGGGGATGGCCGGGATGCCGTAGAAGAGCAGGCGGACTTTGCGGCCGGCGTTCAACAGCGGCGCGTCGAGCCCGTCCGCGAGCATCTCGCAGGCCTTATCCGCGCTGGTGGGGGAGATTTGCACGAGCCGGTCGCCGACCTTGACGGTCTCGCCGGGGCCGACTTCCGCCATGCGGACGACTGTGCCGTCAATCGGGGCCAGCACGCGGCTGGCGATGCGCCGCTGTGTGGCGTTGGAGAGGCGCAGCCCCACATTGGCGAGCTGGTCGGCGGCCCGCGCCGCCTCCGCCAGGGCGCCGGCCCGTTGGGCCTCGGCGTCCATGAGGCGTTGCAGGACCTCGGCGCTGATCTGATCGCGGCCGAAGCTCAGGGCGCGCATGCCCTGTTTGGCTTCCTTCAGCGTGGCCTCCGCTCCCTGCAGATCGGCCTTGCTGGCGATGGCGCCTTGAATGGACAGTTCCAGCTCGCGTTGCGACACGAGCCCCTGGGTCGCCAGTTCCTTGTGCCGGTTGACGTTCAGTTCCGCGGTGTCCACCG contains the following coding sequences:
- a CDS encoding HlyD family secretion protein; translation: MPDLKASIKGRMQALVTHPTGLEDIQVDDLATSAKLQSWEAVQIPERLKFNARLAIKLILLFTLVIAFVPWTQTVTVTGQLSAYSPYERPQDIEAQIAAQVNKWHVFEGSRVKQGDMIVELRDVDPSFMAPDLLPLLEQQKEALAQNRKAALERADQLTDRIKEMQNLVRAAVPSAEARVLEAENKVRASEQRVVSAKIAVDTAELNVNRHKELATQGLVSQRELELSIQGAIASKADLQGAEATLKEAKQGMRALSFGRDQISAEVLQRLMDAEAQRAGALAEAARAADQLANVGLRLSNATQRRIASRVLAPIDGTVVRMAEVGPGETVKVGDRLVQISPTSADKACEMLADGLDAPLLNAGRKVRLLFYGIPAIPLPAWPELMAGTYGGIIKVVDQVDNGKGNFRFWVVPDPDERPWPEQAHVRQGTKVMGWVILNRVPLWYELWRRFNLFPPDYQEGPPTLLDTLLPKAGRGAK